From the genome of Candidatus Anoxymicrobium japonicum, one region includes:
- a CDS encoding acyl-CoA dehydrogenase, translating into MDFDLTEEQQMFKQMVREFADAEIAPVAEELDDRSEFPYEIQAKMADMGLFGLPIPDEYGGSGADIVTYAIGVEEISRVSASLGITIAAHTSLSARPILLFGTEEQKRKWLTPLAQGKSLGAFGLTEPEAGSDAGNTKTTAMLDGDEWVINGTKCFITNSGTDISLLVIITAVTGENDGVKEISNIIVPNGTPGYAVAPMYRKMGWHSSDTHELSFSDCRVPQENLLGGRGEGFKSFLKALDCGRIGVAALSVGLAQACLDESVKYAKERKAFGRSISKYQAVSFMCSNMAMDVELARNATLKAAWMCDQGRPYRKEAAIAKLFASEAAMRAASNAVQIHGGYGYIEDYPVCRYFRDAKILEIGEGTSEVQRIVISREVGL; encoded by the coding sequence ATGGATTTTGACCTGACCGAAGAGCAACAGATGTTCAAGCAGATGGTGAGAGAGTTCGCCGACGCGGAGATCGCGCCGGTGGCCGAAGAGCTCGATGACAGGAGCGAGTTTCCGTACGAGATACAGGCGAAGATGGCGGACATGGGCCTCTTCGGACTCCCGATCCCTGATGAGTACGGGGGGTCCGGGGCCGACATAGTCACTTACGCGATCGGCGTTGAGGAGATATCGAGAGTTTCAGCTTCGCTTGGCATAACCATCGCGGCGCACACCTCGTTATCCGCGCGTCCTATCCTGCTGTTTGGGACAGAGGAGCAGAAGCGGAAGTGGTTGACGCCGCTTGCGCAGGGCAAGAGCCTTGGGGCGTTCGGGCTGACCGAGCCCGAGGCGGGGTCGGACGCGGGGAACACAAAGACCACCGCTATGCTCGACGGCGACGAATGGGTCATCAACGGCACAAAATGCTTCATCACGAACTCCGGCACGGACATCTCTCTTTTGGTGATCATTACCGCGGTGACGGGGGAGAACGACGGCGTGAAAGAGATCAGCAACATCATAGTTCCTAACGGGACGCCTGGTTACGCGGTCGCTCCCATGTATAGAAAGATGGGCTGGCACTCCTCTGATACGCACGAACTGTCGTTCTCGGATTGCCGCGTTCCACAGGAGAACCTTCTGGGCGGCCGCGGCGAGGGGTTCAAGTCGTTTCTCAAGGCCCTCGATTGCGGTCGCATAGGTGTCGCGGCGCTGTCCGTCGGCCTCGCGCAAGCGTGCCTGGACGAGTCGGTCAAGTATGCCAAAGAGCGCAAGGCGTTCGGCCGCTCGATCAGCAAGTACCAGGCTGTAAGCTTCATGTGCTCCAACATGGCCATGGATGTAGAGCTCGCGCGCAACGCGACTCTCAAGGCGGCGTGGATGTGCGACCAGGGCCGTCCGTACAGGAAGGAAGCCGCGATAGCCAAGCTGTTCGCTTCCGAGGCGGCGATGAGGGCCGCGAGCAACGCGGTGCAGATACATGGAGGCTACGGGTACATAGAGGATTATCCGGTGTGCCGCTACTTCCGCGACGCCAAGATACTCGAGATCGGCGAAGGAACTTCAGAGGTTCAAAGAATAGTAATCTCAAGGGAGGTCGGACTCTGA